In one Brevibacillus composti genomic region, the following are encoded:
- a CDS encoding endospore germination permease: MRNGISFVQVVFILMLSNGLINHVIIIPHLLDAAGRDAWISVLAILPLYLLLIGMIVFTQHVSGKEPILKWVQSQYGRGINWLLTSLLALYLFMIAVITIKDILIWVNLTFAPRIPMIILAVVFGAVCLINALFGIRSISMLSVFLLPVVVILGFFVMTTNFQYKDYSYLLPMLEFGWEPVVRGMVYAGTGFSEILLFLLLTPYIGPEVNFKKMALLGFIQVWLTLGPLIGAIAEFGPQEAAKLRFPAYEEWRLVKIGLYIEHVDFFSIYQWFSGAFIRVSLVLFLLGDLFRLPQSRGRVRFLVLISLLAIGSSLWPYNDIWFYQILSRYLLPGLLALSLFLSVTFTLLALFSRRKEQTDEQQSTPESL; encoded by the coding sequence ATGCGAAACGGTATATCATTTGTGCAAGTCGTGTTTATCCTCATGCTGTCCAATGGCTTGATCAACCATGTGATCATCATCCCTCATCTGCTCGATGCAGCCGGGCGGGATGCGTGGATTTCGGTTCTCGCCATACTGCCGCTGTACTTGCTGCTGATCGGGATGATCGTCTTTACGCAGCATGTCAGCGGCAAGGAACCGATCTTGAAATGGGTGCAAAGTCAATATGGACGGGGAATCAACTGGCTTCTCACCTCCCTTTTGGCCCTCTACCTGTTCATGATTGCGGTCATTACGATAAAAGACATCTTAATCTGGGTCAATCTGACCTTTGCACCGCGAATCCCGATGATCATCCTCGCCGTCGTCTTTGGCGCGGTATGTCTCATTAACGCGCTGTTCGGTATCCGTTCCATCTCCATGCTTTCTGTATTCCTGCTCCCCGTCGTCGTGATTCTCGGCTTTTTTGTGATGACGACCAACTTCCAGTACAAGGATTATTCCTATCTCCTGCCCATGCTGGAATTTGGCTGGGAACCTGTTGTCCGGGGCATGGTCTACGCGGGCACGGGCTTCTCGGAGATCCTGCTGTTCCTCTTGCTGACACCGTACATCGGCCCCGAGGTAAACTTCAAAAAGATGGCGCTCCTTGGTTTTATCCAGGTGTGGCTGACCTTGGGTCCCCTGATCGGAGCTATCGCCGAATTTGGCCCGCAGGAAGCGGCCAAGCTCCGTTTTCCCGCCTATGAGGAGTGGCGCTTGGTCAAAATCGGCCTCTATATCGAGCATGTCGACTTTTTCAGCATTTATCAGTGGTTTAGCGGCGCTTTTATCCGGGTCTCCCTCGTTCTTTTTCTCCTGGGGGATCTTTTTCGGCTACCGCAAAGCCGAGGACGCGTTCGTTTTCTCGTCCTGATCAGTCTGCTCGCGATCGGATCTTCCTTATGGCCCTACAATGACATTTGGTTCTACCAGATTCTTAGTCGTTATCTGCTGCCCGGCCTTTTGGCTTTGTCACTGTTCTTGTCTGTAACATTTACGCTGCTAGCCCTATTCTCACGCAGAAAGGAGCAGACTGATGAACAACAATCAACGCCAGAGTCCCTTTGA
- a CDS encoding acyl-CoA dehydrogenase family protein yields MADTKELIRGGSFLIDAGSAEAMFVPEEYTEEQKMIAKTTEDFVVGEVRPHLEEIENHNFDISVRLLKEAGELGLLGGDVPEKYDGLGLDKVSTALVTEKFSLARGFALSYGAHVGIGSLPIVYFGNEDQKRRYLPDLASGKRLAAYCLTEPGSGSDALGAKTTAKLSEDGKHYILNGEKQWITNAGFADVFIVYAKIDGEQFTAFIVERDYPGVSFGPEEKKMGIKGSSTRTVILEDVPVPVENLLGEPGRGHVIAFNILNVGRYKLAVGAVGSAKRALQLATEYAKERKQFKTPIANFGLIKNKLANMALKTYAAESSVYRTVGLFDTALSSLGEKADDGREVAKAIAEYAIECSINKVFATEVLDYCVDEGVQIHGGYGFMSEYEIENMYRDSRINRIFEGTNEINRLLIPDMLVKKAMKGELPLLQAAAGLQEELMSYYPEEIEEAPLAQEKHLIDMTRKIILMVAGSALMKYQQAIAKEQELLAYAADMLIELYAMDSIVKRTEKAIAKDGAEKSQQKLDLTTLYVNEAFDKVEAWAREALAAMEEGDDLRMRLSILKKLTRRMPINSVGLKRVIADRVIAAGGYVV; encoded by the coding sequence ATGGCTGATACCAAAGAATTGATCCGCGGAGGAAGCTTTCTGATTGACGCTGGTTCCGCCGAGGCGATGTTTGTCCCGGAAGAATATACCGAAGAGCAGAAGATGATCGCCAAGACGACGGAAGATTTCGTCGTGGGCGAGGTCAGGCCGCATCTGGAGGAAATCGAAAACCACAATTTTGACATCTCGGTTCGTCTTTTGAAGGAGGCAGGGGAACTGGGCCTGCTCGGCGGAGACGTGCCGGAAAAATACGATGGACTGGGCCTGGATAAGGTAAGCACAGCACTGGTGACGGAAAAGTTCTCCCTGGCCCGCGGCTTTGCGCTCAGCTACGGAGCGCATGTGGGAATCGGCTCCCTGCCGATCGTCTACTTTGGAAATGAGGATCAAAAGCGCCGCTACTTGCCGGATCTCGCGTCGGGCAAACGGCTCGCTGCCTACTGCCTGACAGAGCCCGGCTCCGGTTCGGATGCGCTCGGAGCGAAAACGACGGCAAAGCTGTCCGAAGACGGGAAGCACTACATCCTGAACGGCGAGAAGCAGTGGATCACCAATGCGGGCTTTGCCGACGTCTTCATCGTCTATGCCAAAATCGACGGCGAGCAGTTCACCGCCTTTATCGTGGAGCGGGACTACCCGGGCGTCTCGTTTGGACCGGAGGAGAAAAAGATGGGCATCAAGGGCTCCTCGACGCGCACGGTCATCCTGGAGGATGTGCCGGTGCCTGTGGAAAATCTCTTGGGCGAGCCGGGACGCGGCCATGTCATCGCCTTTAACATCCTGAACGTCGGCCGCTACAAGCTGGCTGTCGGCGCGGTCGGCTCCGCGAAGCGGGCCTTGCAGCTGGCCACGGAATACGCCAAGGAAAGAAAGCAATTTAAAACGCCGATCGCCAATTTTGGACTGATCAAAAACAAGCTGGCCAACATGGCGCTGAAAACCTATGCGGCGGAGAGCTCTGTCTACCGCACCGTCGGCCTGTTCGATACGGCTCTCTCCAGCCTTGGAGAAAAAGCGGATGACGGACGGGAAGTGGCGAAGGCCATTGCCGAGTACGCCATCGAGTGCTCCATCAACAAGGTGTTTGCCACCGAAGTGCTGGACTACTGCGTGGACGAAGGGGTGCAAATCCACGGGGGCTACGGCTTTATGTCCGAATACGAGATCGAGAACATGTACCGCGATTCCCGGATCAACCGGATTTTTGAGGGAACCAATGAGATCAACCGCCTGCTGATTCCGGATATGCTGGTCAAAAAGGCGATGAAGGGCGAGCTGCCTTTGCTCCAGGCGGCGGCAGGGCTGCAAGAGGAGCTGATGAGCTACTACCCGGAGGAAATCGAAGAGGCGCCGCTGGCTCAGGAGAAGCACCTGATCGACATGACGCGCAAAATCATTCTGATGGTGGCTGGCTCCGCACTGATGAAGTATCAGCAAGCGATCGCCAAAGAGCAGGAGCTGCTCGCCTATGCGGCTGACATGCTGATCGAGCTGTACGCCATGGACAGCATCGTGAAGCGGACCGAGAAGGCGATCGCGAAGGATGGCGCCGAGAAGTCGCAGCAGAAGCTGGACCTGACGACTCTCTACGTGAACGAAGCTTTTGACAAGGTAGAAGCATGGGCGAGAGAAGCGCTCGCTGCGATGGAAGAAGGCGACGATTTGAGAATGCGTCTCTCCATTTTGAAAAAACTGACGCGCCGCATGCCGATCAACAGCGTCGGACTGAAGCGGGTCATTGCCGACCGCGTCATCGCAGCCGGCGGGTACGTGGTGTAA
- a CDS encoding acetyl-CoA C-acetyltransferase produces MKEAVIVAGARTAIGRAKRGSLKDVHPVDMGAAVVSDLLRRVPQLDPADIEDVIIGNAVPEAEQGMNMARLIGLRAGLPTNVSGITINRFCSSGLQTIAYAAQQIMVGGADVLIAGGVESMSLLPMTGHKVALNPTLVETMPEAYMSMGHTAEEVAKRYQISREEQDAFALRSHQRAAAALAADKFRDEIVPMTVKTHVIDENHKLHVQERVFDRDEGVRADTSLEALAKLKPVFHVKGTVTAGNSSQTSDGAAAVLIMSAEKAAELGVEPIAKFRSFTVGGVDPDVMGIGPVVAIPKALKMAGLSIEDVDLYELNEAFASQSLAVIREMGLDEEKVNVNGGAIALGHPMGCTGAKLTISLLNELKRRGGKYGVVTMCIGGGMGAAGVFEMMQA; encoded by the coding sequence ATGAAGGAAGCAGTTATCGTCGCAGGTGCCCGCACCGCTATCGGCAGAGCCAAGCGCGGCAGTCTGAAAGATGTGCATCCGGTCGATATGGGCGCAGCCGTCGTCAGCGATTTGCTCCGCCGCGTGCCGCAACTCGATCCGGCCGACATCGAAGACGTCATCATCGGCAATGCCGTGCCGGAAGCAGAGCAAGGGATGAACATGGCGCGCCTGATCGGTTTGCGCGCCGGCCTTCCGACCAATGTCTCCGGCATCACGATCAACCGTTTTTGCTCATCCGGTTTGCAGACTATCGCCTACGCAGCTCAACAGATCATGGTGGGCGGGGCCGATGTGCTCATCGCAGGCGGCGTGGAGAGCATGAGCCTTTTGCCCATGACCGGCCATAAGGTGGCGCTGAACCCGACGCTGGTGGAAACCATGCCGGAGGCTTACATGAGCATGGGCCACACTGCCGAGGAAGTCGCGAAGCGGTATCAGATCAGCCGGGAGGAGCAGGACGCCTTTGCGCTCAGGAGCCATCAGCGCGCGGCGGCGGCCCTGGCAGCGGATAAATTCCGCGATGAAATCGTCCCGATGACGGTCAAAACGCATGTGATCGACGAGAATCACAAGCTGCACGTCCAGGAGCGCGTGTTTGACCGGGATGAGGGCGTCCGTGCAGACACCTCCCTGGAAGCGCTGGCCAAATTGAAGCCGGTCTTCCACGTCAAGGGAACGGTCACGGCCGGAAACTCCTCGCAGACGAGCGATGGAGCGGCGGCGGTCCTGATCATGTCTGCGGAAAAGGCGGCAGAGCTGGGCGTGGAGCCGATTGCCAAATTCCGCTCCTTTACCGTCGGCGGAGTAGACCCGGATGTGATGGGGATCGGGCCCGTCGTCGCCATTCCCAAAGCCCTGAAGATGGCGGGACTGAGCATCGAGGACGTCGACCTCTATGAGCTGAACGAGGCCTTTGCCTCCCAGTCTCTCGCTGTGATTCGGGAGATGGGCCTCGACGAGGAAAAAGTGAACGTAAACGGCGGGGCAATCGCCTTGGGACACCCGATGGGCTGCACGGGTGCCAAGCTGACGATCTCCCTCTTGAACGAATTGAAACGGCGCGGCGGCAAGTACGGCGTCGTGACGATGTGCATCGGCGGCGGCATGGGCGCTGCAGGCGTGTTTGAAATGATGCAGGCGTAG
- a CDS encoding Ger(x)C family spore germination protein, whose translation MLQLRKCFIILLASSVLLSGCWNARDIEQLIYIDSIGVDYVDKKVVVYLQILGFSNIAKKEGNAGRQQEPIAVVKGAGDTFVTAIAQIYSSAQQRLIWSHVHSIVFTTRALKHNLFDQTIDSLDRYQEFRYTIWTFATTEPLEDIYNARPILGISTLYSQLGDPKDVYSQYSFIRPLLLFRVISEYQEPNGVVRLPYLSIRKNQWKEDGRQKPHLMMEGICYLQNKKFVGCFPRSDVLGIRWIEQETERTFLHPDKRKSAILTVERPRVKIKPQMQRGKPAFDIDIKVDAYTTQLLNPTPVPILEKGAAKQIESEVRALYQKGVQSGIDTIGLGHLFYRKYPREWHRLNRDGRLVLTYDMLKKVRVKVNLTDGGIAKVRQHKPQSSSKH comes from the coding sequence ATGCTTCAGCTGCGAAAGTGCTTTATCATCCTGTTGGCTTCCTCGGTATTGCTCAGTGGCTGCTGGAACGCCCGCGACATTGAGCAATTGATCTACATTGATTCCATCGGTGTGGACTATGTGGACAAAAAGGTTGTGGTCTACTTGCAGATTCTTGGCTTTTCCAACATCGCCAAAAAAGAAGGCAATGCCGGACGACAGCAAGAACCGATCGCGGTCGTCAAGGGCGCAGGTGACACCTTTGTCACAGCCATCGCCCAGATCTATTCGTCTGCACAGCAGCGACTGATCTGGAGCCATGTTCACTCGATCGTCTTTACCACCCGTGCCTTGAAGCACAATCTGTTTGACCAGACCATCGATTCACTGGACCGCTATCAAGAATTTCGCTACACCATCTGGACCTTTGCCACCACGGAACCGTTGGAGGATATCTATAACGCAAGACCGATCCTCGGCATTTCCACTCTGTACTCGCAATTGGGAGATCCGAAAGATGTATACAGTCAGTACTCGTTTATCCGGCCGCTCTTGCTGTTTCGAGTCATCTCCGAGTATCAAGAACCGAACGGTGTCGTCCGTCTCCCCTATCTGTCCATTCGAAAAAATCAATGGAAAGAAGACGGCAGACAAAAGCCTCACCTCATGATGGAGGGAATTTGCTATCTGCAAAACAAGAAGTTTGTCGGCTGTTTCCCTCGCTCAGATGTATTGGGCATCCGCTGGATCGAGCAGGAGACGGAGCGTACTTTCCTTCATCCAGACAAAAGGAAATCAGCCATTTTGACTGTGGAGAGACCGCGGGTCAAGATAAAGCCACAAATGCAGCGGGGGAAGCCAGCCTTTGACATCGACATAAAAGTTGACGCCTACACGACCCAACTGCTGAATCCCACGCCCGTCCCCATTCTGGAAAAAGGAGCGGCCAAGCAGATCGAATCAGAGGTCCGCGCCCTTTATCAGAAGGGTGTTCAATCGGGCATAGATACCATTGGTCTTGGCCATCTTTTCTACAGAAAATATCCCCGTGAGTGGCATCGCCTCAACCGGGACGGCAGGCTTGTGCTCACTTATGACATGCTAAAAAAGGTGCGGGTGAAGGTGAATCTTACAGACGGAGGGATTGCGAAGGTACGACAACATAAGCCGCAGTCATCCTCCAAGCATTAG
- a CDS encoding 1,2-dihydroxy-3-keto-5-methylthiopentene dioxygenase produces MAKVRFHDTNEYLTGDDVISFLESQGIIYEHWGVDRLDENLRNNYSPTDEEKQQILAAFKPEIDSISQRRGYLTADIIVLSDQTPNLDELLVKFKNEHHHTDDECRFCVDGHGIFAIKGQDGRYFDAELEPGDLISVPPNYRHYFTLMDDRKIKAIRLFVTPAGWEAIY; encoded by the coding sequence ATGGCAAAAGTACGTTTTCACGACACCAACGAATATCTCACAGGGGACGATGTGATCTCTTTTCTGGAATCCCAGGGGATCATTTACGAGCACTGGGGCGTAGACCGCCTCGACGAAAATCTCCGCAACAACTACAGCCCTACGGATGAAGAAAAACAGCAGATTCTCGCTGCTTTCAAGCCGGAGATCGATTCGATCAGCCAGCGCCGCGGCTACTTGACCGCCGACATCATCGTGCTGTCCGACCAGACACCCAACCTGGATGAGCTCTTGGTAAAATTCAAAAACGAGCATCATCACACGGACGACGAGTGCCGCTTCTGCGTAGACGGTCACGGCATTTTCGCGATCAAGGGACAAGACGGCCGCTACTTCGACGCCGAACTGGAGCCGGGCGACCTGATCTCCGTCCCGCCGAACTACCGCCATTACTTCACGCTGATGGACGACCGCAAGATCAAAGCAATCCGCCTGTTCGTCACGCCTGCCGGCTGGGAAGCCATCTATTAA
- a CDS encoding Ger(x)C family spore germination C-terminal domain-containing protein gives MTVGGKIQIIALSKRLVQHPDWYTLLDTIYRDPRLTINARIVVVDGPLHEIFHLNPPDKPRLPIHLTQLLDTANRRNLTVKTSALELQRMMNDKGTTPVVTEFKKVILRFGKKGELTIVSKIPDHLNKNRWLKPLLSYFVKYVDKEVKTSYQDNQFHFDVELKMEISISERYSSFDVATHKKELEQVLEKDLSQRYQKLIATFQKHQVDPVGFGVYARAYQYKEWKKVEEDWPKAFAHAKVRIKPIVSIKGFGVIE, from the coding sequence TTGACGGTAGGCGGGAAGATTCAGATCATCGCCTTGAGCAAACGGCTGGTCCAGCATCCCGATTGGTATACGCTCCTCGACACCATCTACCGGGATCCCCGCTTGACGATCAATGCGCGAATCGTCGTTGTCGATGGTCCTTTGCATGAAATTTTCCACTTAAACCCGCCGGACAAGCCGCGTTTGCCCATCCATCTGACACAGCTGCTGGATACGGCCAACCGCCGGAATTTGACGGTCAAGACCAGCGCTCTGGAATTGCAACGGATGATGAACGATAAAGGGACGACTCCGGTGGTGACAGAGTTTAAAAAGGTAATTTTGAGGTTTGGCAAAAAGGGAGAGTTGACGATCGTGTCGAAAATCCCTGACCATCTAAACAAGAATCGGTGGCTCAAGCCATTGCTGAGCTATTTTGTGAAGTACGTGGATAAAGAGGTAAAGACGAGTTATCAGGATAATCAATTCCACTTCGACGTGGAGTTAAAGATGGAAATTTCGATCTCAGAGCGATACTCTTCCTTTGACGTGGCCACTCACAAGAAAGAATTGGAGCAAGTGCTGGAAAAGGATCTGAGCCAACGGTATCAAAAACTGATCGCCACCTTCCAAAAGCATCAGGTGGACCCGGTTGGTTTCGGCGTATATGCCCGGGCGTATCAGTACAAGGAATGGAAAAAGGTCGAAGAGGATTGGCCAAAGGCTTTTGCCCATGCAAAGGTTCGGATCAAGCCGATCGTTTCCATCAAAGGATTTGGCGTGATCGAATAG
- a CDS encoding 3-hydroxyacyl-CoA dehydrogenase/enoyl-CoA hydratase family protein: MERKIRKAAVLGSGVMGAGIAAHLANVGIPVYLLDIVPRELTEEERKRGKTLADPEVRNRIAQSGKERLLKEKPAPLYTKKNIDLITVGNLEDHLSYLGEVDWIIEVVVENLQVKKQVFETVEAHRKAGTIVSSNTSGVSINEMAEGRSEDFRKHFLGTHFFNPPRYLKLLEIIPGQDTDPAIVDFMMHFGEFILGKGTVLCKDTPNFIANRIGTYGLQVSIQEMVRLGLGVDEVDALTGPVIGRPKSATFRTLDVVGLDTYVHVAANVRDKSSDEAERSVFEIPAFVHSMVEKRWIGQKAGQGFFKQVKTAEGKEILALDYQTLEYRPRAKAKYPSLEAAKAAKTLPEKLKAIVYGKDKGSEFVWSVFKKVLLYAAEKAHEIADDIVAVDQAMKWGFGWELGPFETWDAIGVEKSVARMREEGETIPALVEELLASGKTSFYQKQEGRRAAFAIGRIYRDLEEPKERINLAALKEQGKLIKKNAGAALIDLGDGVACLEFTSPHNALGMDVLQMTSFAVEEVQRNFRGLVIGNQGKNFCVGMNLGFALMEAQDENWFELDMLVSRFHKVGKALRTMHRPVVAAPFGMTLGGGVEVAFLADRVQASAETYMGLVEVGVGLLPGGGGTKEMLFRAMEQVPEGGSVPVDPFPFVARAFETIAMAKVSTSGQEAFDLGYLRPGDRISVNPDHLLYDAKQLVLTMDREGYTPAGPRKIRVIGESGYATLRQNIYAMKKSGYISDHDELIASKIAYVMAGGSVPAGTEVSEEYILELEKQAFLELIKTPKTQQRMQHMLTKNKPLRN; encoded by the coding sequence AATCCGGCAAGGAGCGATTGCTGAAGGAAAAGCCCGCTCCGCTCTATACAAAGAAAAACATCGACCTGATCACGGTGGGCAATCTGGAGGATCACCTCTCCTATCTGGGAGAAGTGGACTGGATTATCGAAGTCGTGGTGGAAAATCTGCAAGTCAAAAAGCAAGTATTTGAAACGGTCGAGGCCCACAGAAAGGCTGGCACGATCGTCTCCTCCAATACTTCTGGCGTATCCATCAATGAAATGGCGGAGGGGCGCTCCGAGGATTTCCGCAAGCATTTTCTCGGCACCCACTTTTTTAACCCTCCCCGTTATCTGAAGCTTCTGGAGATTATCCCCGGCCAGGACACTGATCCGGCCATCGTAGATTTTATGATGCATTTCGGTGAGTTTATCCTCGGCAAAGGAACCGTACTCTGTAAAGATACCCCGAATTTTATCGCCAACCGCATCGGCACCTACGGCCTGCAGGTCTCGATACAGGAGATGGTGCGGCTCGGCCTCGGTGTGGATGAGGTTGACGCGCTGACGGGCCCTGTGATCGGCCGCCCGAAAAGCGCCACCTTCCGCACGCTGGATGTCGTCGGACTGGACACCTACGTGCACGTCGCTGCCAACGTCCGAGACAAGAGCAGCGATGAAGCAGAGCGATCTGTTTTTGAGATCCCCGCGTTTGTACACAGCATGGTGGAAAAACGCTGGATCGGGCAAAAGGCCGGACAGGGCTTTTTCAAACAGGTCAAAACAGCGGAAGGCAAGGAGATCCTCGCGCTCGACTACCAGACGCTGGAGTACCGTCCGCGCGCAAAGGCCAAGTACCCGTCCCTGGAAGCGGCCAAAGCGGCCAAAACCCTGCCGGAGAAGCTGAAGGCGATCGTCTACGGAAAAGACAAGGGCAGCGAATTCGTCTGGAGCGTCTTTAAAAAGGTGCTGCTCTACGCAGCGGAGAAGGCCCATGAGATCGCCGATGACATCGTCGCGGTCGACCAGGCGATGAAATGGGGCTTTGGTTGGGAGCTGGGGCCGTTTGAGACCTGGGATGCCATCGGCGTAGAGAAGTCCGTAGCGCGGATGCGCGAGGAAGGCGAGACAATCCCGGCCCTGGTCGAGGAGCTGCTGGCCAGCGGCAAGACCTCTTTCTATCAAAAGCAGGAGGGCAGACGGGCGGCATTTGCCATCGGCAGGATTTATCGGGACCTGGAAGAACCAAAAGAACGAATCAACCTGGCCGCGCTCAAGGAGCAAGGCAAGCTGATCAAGAAAAATGCGGGAGCAGCCCTGATCGATCTCGGCGATGGAGTGGCATGCCTGGAGTTCACCTCGCCGCACAACGCGCTGGGCATGGATGTGCTGCAAATGACCAGCTTTGCCGTCGAAGAGGTGCAGCGCAATTTCCGCGGGCTGGTGATCGGCAACCAGGGCAAGAACTTCTGTGTCGGGATGAACCTCGGCTTCGCGCTGATGGAGGCACAGGATGAGAACTGGTTCGAGCTGGACATGTTGGTCAGCCGTTTCCATAAAGTGGGAAAAGCCCTGAGAACCATGCATCGTCCGGTCGTAGCGGCCCCGTTTGGCATGACGCTGGGCGGCGGTGTGGAGGTCGCCTTCCTCGCTGACCGCGTGCAGGCTTCGGCGGAGACGTACATGGGACTGGTAGAGGTAGGAGTCGGGCTGCTTCCGGGAGGCGGCGGCACCAAGGAAATGCTGTTCCGGGCGATGGAGCAGGTGCCGGAGGGGGGGAGCGTTCCCGTCGATCCGTTCCCGTTTGTCGCGCGTGCTTTTGAAACCATCGCCATGGCCAAGGTATCGACGAGCGGCCAGGAGGCATTTGACTTGGGGTATTTGCGCCCGGGCGACCGCATCAGCGTCAATCCCGACCATCTGCTCTACGATGCCAAGCAATTGGTGCTGACGATGGACCGCGAAGGGTACACGCCGGCCGGTCCGCGGAAAATCAGGGTAATCGGCGAGAGCGGCTACGCCACGCTGCGTCAGAATATTTACGCGATGAAAAAGAGCGGCTACATCAGCGATCACGACGAGCTGATCGCCAGCAAAATTGCCTATGTGATGGCAGGGGGCAGTGTCCCGGCAGGCACCGAAGTGTCGGAAGAATACATCCTGGAGTTGGAGAAGCAGGCGTTCCTGGAGTTGATCAAGACGCCGAAGACCCAGCAGCGGATGCAGCATATGCTGACCAAAAACAAGCCTTTGCGCAACTAA
- a CDS encoding spore germination protein, whose product MNNNQRQSPFDRMNVRGKLPSLEPLSADAIRRLFAGCGDVSVEHYGLLPNEFDLFLTFADGLCDKGKVMEHFLPRLSELFRSGEIASSDDLEKKRPFLIKKLEHVDSDTLANLVFNGNVILYFEKWGAVYSLDLTDRPERNTEEPNTEVSVRGPRDGFIEDIHTNVALIRKRLKTPLLHYETFILGSHTRTKVGLLYLQDTIDPKLVEDIRYRLSSVKSTGVVSSAQLEELLLDTPFTLLPLYEYTGRPDFVASSLLKGRFAILVDGSPTVLIAPSNMTYLLNTSEDANVSIHQVVFVRIIRLFSVGIALFLPGFWVALVTYHQDQLPYILIATMVISRQGVPMPAPLEALLMLLLFELFREAGLRMPTAIGQTLSVVGGLIVGQAAISAGLTAPGSLVIIAISVMGTFTIVNQSMVASIIILRIVILLFCSFLGIFGFMMMLIGVLLFFANTRSFGVYFLEPLSPPVLKDMAKVLLRTPWRLWEGRASILQRPSRKETDS is encoded by the coding sequence ATGAACAACAATCAACGCCAGAGTCCCTTTGATCGCATGAATGTGCGTGGAAAGCTGCCATCTCTGGAGCCCTTGAGTGCGGATGCCATCCGACGGCTTTTTGCCGGTTGTGGGGACGTCTCTGTGGAGCATTACGGTCTCCTTCCCAATGAGTTTGATCTCTTTCTGACTTTCGCGGATGGATTATGTGACAAAGGCAAAGTCATGGAGCACTTCCTCCCCAGATTAAGTGAGCTGTTTCGGTCGGGAGAGATAGCCAGTTCAGACGACTTGGAAAAGAAGCGCCCTTTCCTCATCAAAAAACTGGAGCATGTGGATTCCGACACCTTAGCCAATCTCGTCTTTAATGGAAACGTGATCCTGTACTTTGAAAAGTGGGGCGCCGTCTACAGTTTGGACCTAACCGACCGCCCCGAACGAAATACAGAGGAGCCCAACACGGAAGTCTCCGTACGCGGTCCAAGGGACGGCTTTATCGAGGATATCCACACCAATGTCGCTTTGATTCGAAAGCGGCTGAAGACACCGCTGCTCCATTACGAGACATTTATCCTGGGAAGCCACACCCGGACAAAGGTCGGCCTGTTGTACCTTCAAGATACCATCGATCCGAAATTGGTAGAGGATATTCGCTACAGGCTTTCCTCTGTCAAGAGTACGGGTGTCGTGTCAAGCGCTCAGCTGGAAGAGCTATTGCTCGACACGCCCTTTACGTTGTTGCCTTTGTATGAATATACCGGCCGACCGGACTTCGTCGCAAGCAGCTTGCTGAAAGGCCGTTTTGCCATCCTGGTCGACGGTTCGCCTACCGTTTTGATCGCTCCGTCCAACATGACCTACCTCCTGAATACATCGGAGGATGCTAACGTTTCGATCCATCAGGTGGTCTTCGTTCGCATCATACGGCTGTTCAGCGTAGGGATCGCTTTGTTTTTGCCGGGATTCTGGGTGGCACTGGTCACCTATCACCAGGATCAGCTTCCGTATATCTTGATTGCGACAATGGTGATCTCGCGTCAGGGGGTTCCGATGCCCGCCCCCCTGGAGGCTTTGCTCATGCTGCTGCTCTTCGAATTATTCCGCGAGGCGGGGTTGCGCATGCCGACCGCAATCGGCCAAACCCTGTCCGTCGTCGGCGGTCTGATCGTAGGGCAAGCAGCGATCTCCGCAGGCTTGACCGCCCCCGGCAGTCTGGTAATCATCGCCATCTCTGTGATGGGTACCTTCACCATTGTGAACCAAAGCATGGTCGCTTCTATCATCATTTTACGCATCGTCATTCTGCTTTTCTGTTCATTCCTGGGCATATTTGGCTTCATGATGATGCTCATTGGCGTTTTGCTCTTTTTTGCAAACACGCGTTCATTTGGCGTCTATTTTCTCGAACCGCTCTCTCCGCCCGTTCTCAAGGATATGGCCAAAGTGCTGTTGCGCACGCCGTGGCGATTATGGGAGGGGCGAGCCAGTATCCTGCAGCGTCCCTCCCGTAAGGAGACGGATTCCTGA